GCTACGGCTGGAGCGGCGACCGCGACACCCGCGGCGAAACCAACTGGGTGCCGGCCGAAGAAGTCGAACGCATCGAGATCCTCCGCGGCCCGGCCGCCGCACGCTACGGCTCGGGTGCCATGGGTGGTGTGGTCAACATCATCACCAAGCGCCCGACCCAGGACCTGCGCGGCTCGATGACCCTCTACACCATGCTCCCCGAGGACGACTCCGAAGGCACCGGCAAGCGGGTCAACTTCAGCCTCAGCGGGCCGCTCACCGACAGCCTGATCTTTCGCGTTTACGGCAACCTGAACAAGACCGACGCCGACGACATGAAGATCAACTCGGCGCACCAGGCCTATGAAGAATCGCTGATGGCCGGCCGCGAAGGTGTGCGCAACAAGGACATCAACGGCCTGCTGAGCTGGAAGATCGACCCGGCCAACACCGTCGACCTGGAGTCCAGCTACAGCCGCCAGGGCAACATCTTTGCCGGCGACACCATGCTCAACGCCGGCGGCGAGTTCGTCGAGAGCCAGGTGGGCAAGGAAACCAACGTCATGCAGCGCTCAAGCTTTGCCCTGACCCACCGTGGCGACTACGACTGGGGCACCTCGACCGCCTCGCTGTCCTACGACCTGACCCGCAACGAGCGTCTCAACGAAGGCCTGGCCGGCTGGGGCGAAGGCGCGCCATCGGGCGGTGCCGGGCGCTTCGAGTCGCGCCTGCGCAACACCCGCGCCACCGGCGAGGTCAACCTGCCGCTGAGCATGGGCCTGGAGCAGGTGCTGACCCTGGGCGGCGAGTACCTCTACGAGTCGCTCAACGACCCGGGTTCGCTGCGCCCGCAAAGCTATGACCCGGGTGCCGAGCTACCGGGCTTTGACCGCACCCAGACCAAATCCACCGCGCGCAGCTTTGCCTTGTACGCCGAGGACAACATCGAAGTCGGTGAAAACACCATCGTCACCCCCGGCCTGCGCCTGGACCACCACGAAGACTACGGCGACAACTGGAGCCCGAGCCTGAACGCCTCGCACCAGATCACCGAGGCCCTGAGCATCAAGGGCGGCATCGCCCGCGCCTACAAGACCCCCAACCTGTACCAGGCCAACCCCAACTACCTGCTGTACAGCCGCGGTACGGGCTGCAACTCCGGTGAAGTCAACAACGGCGGCTGCTACCTGCTGGGCAACGCCAACCTCGACCCGGAAACCAGCGTCAACAAGGAACTGGGCCTGGCCTACGACAAAGGCACCTGGCGCACCAGCGCCACCTACTTCCGTAACGACTACAAGAACAAGATCGAAGCCGGCAACCAGACCTTGTTCCGCCTGCCCAACGGCCGGCGCATCCTGCGCTGGGAAAACACCGGCAAGGCCGTGGTGCAAGGGGTTGAGGGCAACCTGTTCGTCGAGCTGACTCCGGCGCTGGACTGGAACACCAACTTCACCTACATGATCGAGTCCAAGGACAAGAAAACCGGCGAGCCGCTGAGCATCATCCCCGAGTACACGGTCAACTCGACCCTGGACTGGAATGTCACCGACAAGCTGTCGTTCCAGCTCAACGGCACCTACTACGGCAAGCAGGAAGCGCCAACCTACAACGCCCGGGCCAATGAAACCCTGGACAAGAAGGTGCAGAAGGACGTCGACCCCTACGGCATTGTCGGCATCAGCAGCGGTTACGAGTTCACCAAGAACCTGAGCATGCGCGTGGGCGTCAACAACCTGTTCGACAAGCGCCTGTACCGCGAGGGCAACTCCGATGAAGCCGGGGCACTGACCTATAACGAAGCGGGCCGGGCGTACTTCGCCTCGTTTACCACGTCGTTCTGATGGAGTGAGTGGGGGGTGGAAGCTGGCCTCGCAGGTCTCAGGCCGAGTCATTCACCCCGACAAGCCACAACTCAAGTGCGTAGGAATTTTCGACAATTCCTACCACTATTTTCAACGCCTCTATACTTCCCATACTCTTGCAACCTGATTCGACGTATCGTTGGCGGCTCGCCGGCTCCGGCCCGACTCGTCTTCCTGAATGATTCAGGAAACGGCTTACCCTTTTCGTCAAGGAGTTGTGCCAATGCCTTCGGTACTCATCGTCGATGATCACCCCACGATTCGTCTTGCGGTGCGTATGCTGCTCGAGCGTGACCGCTACGAAATAGTCGGTGAAACCGGTGACGGCGTGGCCGCCGTGCAGATGGCCCGCGAACTGCGCCCCGATGTGGTCATCCTTGATATCGGCCTGCCCGGGCTCGATGGCCTGAGCGTGATCAAGCGCCTGCACCTGCTGGAAAAAACCCCGAAAATCATGGTCCTCACCGGGCAACCGGCCAGTTTGTTCGCCCGTCGCTGCCTGGATGCCGGCAGCTCCGCCTTCGTGCACAAGGACGAGGACCTGGAGGCGCTGGTATTCGCCTTGAAAGCCATGGTCAAAGGCTACTCGACCTTCCCCGACATGTCGGCCAACCGTGGCCCGCTGGGTTCTGAAGAAGAACGCCTGGGCAGCCTGTCGCACCGCGAGATGGAAGTGCTGCGCATGCTCGCGGCCGGGCTGTCGAACAACGAGATCGGCGAACGCATGCTGCTGAGCCCGAAAACCATCAGCACCTACAAAAGCCGGATCATGGAGAAACTTCAGGTAGGATCTTTCGTCGAGTTAATGGCTCTGGCCACTCGTAACCAGGTGATCTGAGCCCGTCATGAACATCCGCCCTGCTCTGCTGGCCCTGGTGCTGGGCTGCCTGCCGCTGTTGCTGCTCGACAGCAGCCTGGCCGATGAGCCCGGCGAGCCACGTACATTACTGGCGCGTTCGGTGGTCGGCGGCGAAGGCGTCGCCCTGTCAGCAGATGACCGGCGCTGGCTGAAGGAAAAAGCCGTGCTGCGCCTGGGAACCTCGCGCCCGGACTACCCGCCTTTTGATATCAACGTCAGCCAGAACGAATACGAAGGCCTGACCGCCGACTACGCCGGGCTGATCAGCGAGCTGCTGGGCATCCGGGTAGAGGTTCGCCGCTACAACAGCCGTCAACAGGCAATCACTGCCCTGCACACCGGGGCCATCGACCTGCTCGGCAGTTCCAATGGCTTTGAAGCCGCCGATGCGCAACTGGTGCTCAGCCAACCCTATGCCGACGACCTGCCGGTGATCGTCACGCCCCAGGGCAAAACCCGCGCCGTCGATGACGAGCTGGACGGGCTGCGCCTGGCCATGGTCGATCACTACCTGCCGGATGAAGAAGTCCAGCACCTGTTTCCCAAAGCCCACCTGCAGCTGTACTCCTCGACCATGGCCGGCTTGTCGGCAGTGTCGCTGGGACAGGCCGACGCCTTTGTTGGCGATGCCATCAGCAGTGACTACCTGATCGGCAAGAGCTTTCAGGAAAGTGTGCAGATCTCGCACTTCGTCAGGCACGAGCGCGAAACCTTCGCCTTTGCCCTGGCTCGTGGCAACGACCGATTGCTGCGCTTGCTCAACCAGTCACTGGCGGTCACCAGCGAAACCGAGCGGCTGAACATCCTGCGCCGCTGGAGCAGCGGCAGTACCAGCATGCTGCTGGATCGCGATGTGCTGGTATTGACCGCCGAGGAGCGCCGCTGGATCGCACAGCACCCGATTGTGCGAGTGCTGGTCAACAAGTACTTTGCACCCTTGAACTTCTACGATGACCAGCAGCAGGTCCGTGGCATTACCGCCGATGTGCTGGAGCAGATCAGCCTGCGCACGGGGCTGAAATTCGAGTTCGTCGAAGCCGATGCCGGCGCCGCCGCGATCACGTTGTTGCAACAGGGCAAAGCCGACCTGGCCGGGACCCTGGTCTATAGCCCCGACCGCGCCAGGCAGGTCAACTTCACCCGGCCCTATCTGGTCGATCCCTGGGTGCTGGTCAGCCGGGTTGACAGCGACGACGGGCAAACGCCGGAGCAGTTGCAGGGTAAACGCCTGGCGGTGATCCGCGATTCACCCTTGAAGCCCCAACTACGGGAGCGCTACCCGTCGCTGACGCTGATCGAGGTCGATAACCCGCTCGCATTGATGGAGGCGCTGGCGCAAAAGCGCGTCGATCTGGTGCTGAGCTCGCGTATCAACGCCGCCTACTTCATCAGCCGGCTGTTCAAGGATCGCCTGCGCATCGCCTCACTGTACGGCGATCAACCGATTACCTCCTCGTTTGCCACGGCTTTGCCGGCCACCGAACTCCACGCCATCATCGACAAAGCCCTGCTCAGCATCCCGCCCGACGAACTGGCGAAGCTGACCAACCGCTGGCGCACCAACGCCTTGATCAGCGACAGCCCCTGGTACAACTACCGCTCGCTGATCGTACAGATCCTCATCGTCGCCAGCCTGCTGATCGCCTGCGTGGTGTTCTGGAACCGCTACCTGCGCAGCCTTATCCGCCAGCGCAGCGAAGCCCAGCAGGCATTGCAGCATGAGCTGGGCTTCAGCAAACGCCTGCTCGAAGAGCTGCGCCTGGCCAAGGACCAGGCCGACGATGCCAGCCGCGCCAAAAGCACCTTTCTGGCGACCATGAGCCATGAAATCCGCACGCCGATGAACGCGGTGATCGGCCTGCTCGAGCTTGCGGTCAAGGACGCCGAACAGGGCCGCGCCGACCGTGCGTCGCTGCAGGTCGCCTTCGACTCGGCCAACGGCCTGCTGGCGCTGATCGGCGACATTCTCGACATCGCCCGCATCGAGTCCGGGCACATGCAACTGAACGCCGAAGCGACCGACCTGACTGCCCTGGTCGCCGCCACCGTGCGCGTGTTCGAGGGCAATGCGCGGCTCAAGGGCCTGGCCTTGGTCACCGACCTGCAGACCCTCGACGAAGGCCTCATGGTCGACCCGCTGCGGCTCAAGCAAGTGCTGTCGAACCTGCTGGGCAATGCCCTGAAGTTCACCGAGCAGGGCCAGGTGCAAGTCACCCTGCGCTACGGCCCGGCGCAACCCGGGCAACTGCGTCGGGTGCTGCTGAGCGTGCAAGACAGCGGCATCGGCATCAGCGCTGCAGACCAGGCGCACTTGTTCCACAACTTCGCCCAGGTGGGCGAGCAACCCGCGCGCCAGGGCACCGGCCTGGGCCTGGTGATCAGCCGCACCCTGTGCGAGCTGATGGGCGGCCGCCTGAGCCTGAGCAGCAGCCCGGGCCGCGGCACCCGCGTCGATATCGAATTGCAACTGGCGCTGGCGACGGTGGTGCACGCCCCGGTGGCGCCGATCGAGCAAGCGCCAGCCACGCAGGCCTTGAACATCCTGGTGGTGGACGACTACCCGGCCAACCTGATGCTGCTTGAGCGCCAGTTGAGCGTGCTCGGCCATCAGGTCAGCCAGGCCGGCGATGGCCAGGCGGCGCTGGGGTTGTGGCTGCAGGGGCAGTTCGAGGTAGTCATCACTGATTGCCATATGCCCGGCATGGACGGCCATCAACTGGCACGGCGTCTGCGCAATGAGGAGCAGCAACAGCAACGCCAGCCCTGCCTGATCCTCGGCCTGACCGCCAACGCCCAGGCCGAAGAGCGCGAGCGTTGCCTGGCCAGCGGCATGAACGATTGCCTGTTCAAGCCGATCGGTCTCAATGAACTGCGCCGTCACCTGACCGGCATCGACAGCCCGGCTGCGCCGGTAGTGGCAAGCGATAACCTTGAAGCACATGCCAGCGGCTTCGAGGTCGACAACCTCAGGTACCTGACCCTGGGCGACCCGCAACTGGTCGAACGCCTGCTACGGGAACTGGCCCAGAGCAACGGCGACGACCTCAAGGCCCTGCGCGCCCTCGGCCCGACGCCCAGCCGCGATGCCTTGCGCAGCCTGGCTCACCGGATCAAGGGCGGCGCCAAGATGCTCAAGGCGCGGGGCGTGGTGCAGCGCTGCGAAGCGCTTGAGCAAGCCTGTGTCGGCGACGCCGGTATCGAGCACCTGCAGGCCCTGGCCAGGGCCCTGGAACTGAGCCTGCAGACCCTCGAGACCGAGCTCAATCAGCGCGTCAGTGCAACTGCAAGGTCGAGTTGATCTGGCTGATCGCATCGACCACATGCTGCGAGCCCTGCTGAATTTCCAGAATCACCTCACCGGCTTCGTTGGCCAGCTCCACGCCAAGGCCCGTGCGGCTCAGGCTCGACTGCATGCTGGCCACGGCAGTCAACGACAGGTCGTGGTTCTGGCGCACCACTTCGACGATCTCCAGGGTCGCCTTGCTGGTGCGCGCCGCCAGGTTACGCACCTCATCGGCGACCACCGCAAAACCGCGTCCGTGCTCGCCAGCGCGCGCCGCTTCAATGGCCGCGTTGAGGGCCAGCAGGTTGGTCTGGTCGGCGATGCTGCGGATGGTCTGGACGATCTGCCCGATCAGTTCCGACTGTTTGCTCACGGCATCGATACTGCGCGCGGCGGCGTTGAGGTCCTGGGAGATTTCCTCGATCACCTGCACGGTTTGCTGCACCACCTGCGAGCCTTTGCGCGCGCAGGCGTCGTTCTGCACCGAAGTGGCATGGGCCGACTCGGCGGCGGTCTGCTGGGTGCTGACCTGGCGGGTGATGTCGCTGGCGAACTTGACCACCTTGTACAGGCGCCCGCGGGTGTCGAAGATCGGGTTGTAGGAGGCTTCGAGGTAAACCATCTGCCCGAGCTTGTTGACCCGCTCGAATCGGTGGGAATGGTACTCGCCACGGTTGAGCGAGGCCCAGAAGGCTTTGTAGGCCGCCGACTCGCTTTCGCTTTTGTGGCAGAACAGGCTGTGGTGCTTGCCCACCACCTCGTCGAGGCGGTAGTGCATGGTATTGAGGAAGTTCTGGTTGGCGTCGATGACCTTGCCATCCGGGGTGAACTCGATCATTGCCATCGAGCGGCTGATGGCGTTGATCAGGCTCTCGGTCTCGTGCTCGTGCTGCACCCGCTGAGTGATATCGGAAGCGACCTTGATGACGCTGGTGACCTGCTGCTGGGCGCCAAGCACCGGCATGTAGCTGGCTTCGAGCCAGACTTCGCGGCCGCGCTTGTCGATCCGGGCGAAGGTGCCGCTGCGCGGCTCGCCACGGTTCAGGTCACGCCACAGCTGGCGGTATTCCTCGCTTTTGCCGAAGGCTTCGTCGCAGAACAGGCGGTGATGCTTGCCACGGATCTCTTCGACGCCGTAGCCCATGGTCTTGCAGAAGTTTTCGTTGGCGTCGAGGATGATCCCGTCGGGGCTGAACTCGATCATCGCCATCGAGCGGCTGACCGCCGCCAACTTGGCAGTCATCTGGCCCAGGGCCTGGGTGCAACGCTCGATTTCAGCCAGATCGGACTTACGATGCAAATCAAACATTTTGTAACACTCCATGCTCGGGATTTGCTGAGCATAGATGGCGATTGGCACCGTGCAAGCACTCTGACATCACCTTGCAGCGCCCGCCGACTGGCGGTTTCAGCTGCTTTCGCGAACCATCAGTTCGAAGCCCAGATCCTGGCACTGCAACTGACTGCGCTTGCCATCAAGCAGGCCCAACAGCGCCTGCGCGGCGCAACGGCCAATGGCCGCGCGCGGGGTGCGGATCGAGGTCAGGCGCGGAACCATGTGCGCCGAAGCCGGCAGGTCGTTGAAACCGACCATGGCCACCTGCTGCGGCACCTTGATGCCCTGGCGCAAGGCTTCAAGAATCGCCCCCTGGGCCAGGTCGTCGTTGCAGAAGAAAATGCCATCGACATCGGCATGGCGCTGCAGCAGCTGGGCAAACAGCTCGCCGCCCAGGCCGATCGATGAAGGTTGTGGTGCCAGCAGCTCGCGGCCGTGGGCATCCAGGCCGGCTTCGGCCAGGGCCAGGCGAAAGCCTTCGGCGCGCTGCATCACCCGTGGGTCAAGTTGCGCGGCAATAAAGCCCGGGCGCTTGCAACCGCGCTCGAGCAGATGGCGCGCCGCCGCCCTTCCCGCTTCCTGTTGGGAAAACCCTACCGACATGGCCTGGCCTTCGCCGCCCAGCTCCATCATGTGTACGCACGGCACGCCGCTGGCGGCGAGCATCTGCTTGGCGGCGTCGCTGCGGTCAAAACCGGTGAGCAGGATGCCGCGCGGCTGATAAGCCAGGTAGTTGCGGATCAGGTTTTCTTCTTCGGCGATATCGTAGTGATAGTTGCCGATCAGCACTTCAAGACCGCGAGGGCGCATAACATCGTGAATGGCTTCGAGGGTGTCGATGAACAGGTGGTTGGACAGCGACGGGATCAACACCACAATCGACTGGCTCTGCTTGGAGGCCAGTGCCCGCGCAGCCGGGTTGGCCACATAGCCGA
This portion of the Pseudomonas sp. SORT22 genome encodes:
- a CDS encoding FepA family TonB-dependent siderophore receptor, which gives rise to MVSRFNLSRLSIALLATLGSTALAAAPLELQPDEVQVQPTDLPVDGSRQAIELENTRVLGTAEEELKQAPGVSIITAEDIKKRPPVNDLSDIIRREPGVNLTGNSSSGARGNNRQIDLRGMGPENTLILIDGKPSTSRNAVRYGWSGDRDTRGETNWVPAEEVERIEILRGPAAARYGSGAMGGVVNIITKRPTQDLRGSMTLYTMLPEDDSEGTGKRVNFSLSGPLTDSLIFRVYGNLNKTDADDMKINSAHQAYEESLMAGREGVRNKDINGLLSWKIDPANTVDLESSYSRQGNIFAGDTMLNAGGEFVESQVGKETNVMQRSSFALTHRGDYDWGTSTASLSYDLTRNERLNEGLAGWGEGAPSGGAGRFESRLRNTRATGEVNLPLSMGLEQVLTLGGEYLYESLNDPGSLRPQSYDPGAELPGFDRTQTKSTARSFALYAEDNIEVGENTIVTPGLRLDHHEDYGDNWSPSLNASHQITEALSIKGGIARAYKTPNLYQANPNYLLYSRGTGCNSGEVNNGGCYLLGNANLDPETSVNKELGLAYDKGTWRTSATYFRNDYKNKIEAGNQTLFRLPNGRRILRWENTGKAVVQGVEGNLFVELTPALDWNTNFTYMIESKDKKTGEPLSIIPEYTVNSTLDWNVTDKLSFQLNGTYYGKQEAPTYNARANETLDKKVQKDVDPYGIVGISSGYEFTKNLSMRVGVNNLFDKRLYREGNSDEAGALTYNEAGRAYFASFTTSF
- a CDS encoding response regulator transcription factor, which produces MPSVLIVDDHPTIRLAVRMLLERDRYEIVGETGDGVAAVQMARELRPDVVILDIGLPGLDGLSVIKRLHLLEKTPKIMVLTGQPASLFARRCLDAGSSAFVHKDEDLEALVFALKAMVKGYSTFPDMSANRGPLGSEEERLGSLSHREMEVLRMLAAGLSNNEIGERMLLSPKTISTYKSRIMEKLQVGSFVELMALATRNQVI
- a CDS encoding transporter substrate-binding domain-containing protein, yielding MNIRPALLALVLGCLPLLLLDSSLADEPGEPRTLLARSVVGGEGVALSADDRRWLKEKAVLRLGTSRPDYPPFDINVSQNEYEGLTADYAGLISELLGIRVEVRRYNSRQQAITALHTGAIDLLGSSNGFEAADAQLVLSQPYADDLPVIVTPQGKTRAVDDELDGLRLAMVDHYLPDEEVQHLFPKAHLQLYSSTMAGLSAVSLGQADAFVGDAISSDYLIGKSFQESVQISHFVRHERETFAFALARGNDRLLRLLNQSLAVTSETERLNILRRWSSGSTSMLLDRDVLVLTAEERRWIAQHPIVRVLVNKYFAPLNFYDDQQQVRGITADVLEQISLRTGLKFEFVEADAGAAAITLLQQGKADLAGTLVYSPDRARQVNFTRPYLVDPWVLVSRVDSDDGQTPEQLQGKRLAVIRDSPLKPQLRERYPSLTLIEVDNPLALMEALAQKRVDLVLSSRINAAYFISRLFKDRLRIASLYGDQPITSSFATALPATELHAIIDKALLSIPPDELAKLTNRWRTNALISDSPWYNYRSLIVQILIVASLLIACVVFWNRYLRSLIRQRSEAQQALQHELGFSKRLLEELRLAKDQADDASRAKSTFLATMSHEIRTPMNAVIGLLELAVKDAEQGRADRASLQVAFDSANGLLALIGDILDIARIESGHMQLNAEATDLTALVAATVRVFEGNARLKGLALVTDLQTLDEGLMVDPLRLKQVLSNLLGNALKFTEQGQVQVTLRYGPAQPGQLRRVLLSVQDSGIGISAADQAHLFHNFAQVGEQPARQGTGLGLVISRTLCELMGGRLSLSSSPGRGTRVDIELQLALATVVHAPVAPIEQAPATQALNILVVDDYPANLMLLERQLSVLGHQVSQAGDGQAALGLWLQGQFEVVITDCHMPGMDGHQLARRLRNEEQQQQRQPCLILGLTANAQAEERERCLASGMNDCLFKPIGLNELRRHLTGIDSPAAPVVASDNLEAHASGFEVDNLRYLTLGDPQLVERLLRELAQSNGDDLKALRALGPTPSRDALRSLAHRIKGGAKMLKARGVVQRCEALEQACVGDAGIEHLQALARALELSLQTLETELNQRVSATARSS
- a CDS encoding PAS domain-containing methyl-accepting chemotaxis protein: MFDLHRKSDLAEIERCTQALGQMTAKLAAVSRSMAMIEFSPDGIILDANENFCKTMGYGVEEIRGKHHRLFCDEAFGKSEEYRQLWRDLNRGEPRSGTFARIDKRGREVWLEASYMPVLGAQQQVTSVIKVASDITQRVQHEHETESLINAISRSMAMIEFTPDGKVIDANQNFLNTMHYRLDEVVGKHHSLFCHKSESESAAYKAFWASLNRGEYHSHRFERVNKLGQMVYLEASYNPIFDTRGRLYKVVKFASDITRQVSTQQTAAESAHATSVQNDACARKGSQVVQQTVQVIEEISQDLNAAARSIDAVSKQSELIGQIVQTIRSIADQTNLLALNAAIEAARAGEHGRGFAVVADEVRNLAARTSKATLEIVEVVRQNHDLSLTAVASMQSSLSRTGLGVELANEAGEVILEIQQGSQHVVDAISQINSTLQLH
- a CDS encoding LacI family DNA-binding transcriptional regulator, translated to MTRIGSRTTGRPTLAEVARLSGVSPITASRALRGVSTVAPALVEKVQVAAASLGYVANPAARALASKQSQSIVVLIPSLSNHLFIDTLEAIHDVMRPRGLEVLIGNYHYDIAEEENLIRNYLAYQPRGILLTGFDRSDAAKQMLAASGVPCVHMMELGGEGQAMSVGFSQQEAGRAAARHLLERGCKRPGFIAAQLDPRVMQRAEGFRLALAEAGLDAHGRELLAPQPSSIGLGGELFAQLLQRHADVDGIFFCNDDLAQGAILEALRQGIKVPQQVAMVGFNDLPASAHMVPRLTSIRTPRAAIGRCAAQALLGLLDGKRSQLQCQDLGFELMVRESS